The following coding sequences lie in one Acropora palmata chromosome 3, jaAcrPala1.3, whole genome shotgun sequence genomic window:
- the LOC141877472 gene encoding trypsin-2-like, which yields MAATVLIAAKWLSLLLFALLLLPVAAQGSCGTRQNMQSRIVGGNEATINSWPWQAMLRHFNGPQFCGGTLVDPWWVLTAAHCLPEENSSNFFVRMGAHYTENGTVGTEQDLNVSQVIEHESYESSFNNSNDIALLKLATPAVLGRGVRTACLPNFPNSLVNKQCWVTGWGTLASGGEKPNALMEARIPIISQQRCIQAYPVGIDNGMMCAGVGEGGIDACQGDSGGPLVCDFNKIWYVEGVVSWGDGCGDPGLFGVYANVREFMPWISDKMNITYNMTSSGYITNITTTKTAIPMTLSASVKITRKSSTVDEPANHSSATFPVSNVFLALIMHTVYEAFFTEHR from the exons ATGGCTGCTACGGTTCTGATCGCTGCTAAATGGCTTTCGCTTCTTCTTTttgctcttcttcttctccccGTCGCTGCACAAG GCAGCTGTGGAACTCGTCAAAATATGCAATCACGAATAGTTGGCGGAAATGAAGCAACCATAAATTCTTGGCCTTGGCAGGCGATGCTACGCCATTTTAATGGCCCTCAGTTCTGTGGTGGAACTCTCGTCGATCCGTGGTGGGTGTTAACCGCTGCCCATTGTCTGCCAGAAGAAAACTCGTCCAACTTTTTCGTAAG aaTGGGCGCTCACTATACTGAAAACGGTACCGTGGGAACTGAACAAGACCTCAATGTGTCACAGGTCATAGAACACGAAAGCTATGAATCGTCTTTCAACAACAGCAATGACATCGCTCTCTTGAAACTCGCCACACCAGCCGTTCTAGGACGAGGAGTAAGAACCGCTTGTCTGCCTAATTTCCCCAATTCTCTCGTGAACAAGCAATGCTGGGTTACTGGTTGGGGCACCCTGGCATCAGGTGGAGAGAAACCGAATGCGTTAATGGAAGCTCGGATACCAATCATTTCGCAACAACGTTGCATACAGGCGTACCCGGTTGGAATTGACAATGGCATGATGTGTGCTGGAGTTGGAGAGGGAGGGATAGATGCCTGCCAGGGTGATAGCGGAGGACCTTTAGTTTGTGATTTTAATAAGATATGGTACGTGGAAGGCGTGGTGAGTTGGGGAGATGGATGTGGAGATCCAGGCCTGTTTGGAGTATACGCCAATGTTCGAGAATTCATGCCATGGATAAGTGACAAGATGAACATTACATATAATATGACCTCATCTG GTTACATAACCAACATTAccacaacaaaaacagcaatcCCGATGACTCTCTCGGCCTCTGTGAAAATCACAAGGAAGTCATCAACTGTTGACGAGCCCGCGAACCATAGCAGTGCAACTTTTCCTGTTTCAAACGTTTTCCTCGCACTGATCATGCACACAGTTTACGAAGCGTTTTTTACAGAGCACCGCTAA